A genomic stretch from Garciella nitratireducens DSM 15102 includes:
- the hisG gene encoding ATP phosphoribosyltransferase, with translation MEYLSVALSKGRLAEITFDRFQKMGVTFVEYSPKSRKLIFMNEKYNIKVVLVKSGDVTTYVEQGACDIGIVGKDNLLEKKADIYEIMDLGFGKCKFVVAALKKRIPVEHRTIRVATKYPNVAQDYFYKKGEGVEIIYLSGSVELAPIMGLSDVIVDIVETGTTLRENGLQVIEDICPISARLIANRVSFKAKSSRIQKLMKGLQTK, from the coding sequence AGGGAGATTAGCAGAGATTACTTTTGATCGATTTCAAAAAATGGGAGTTACTTTTGTAGAGTATTCTCCTAAAAGCAGAAAACTTATTTTTATGAATGAAAAATACAACATTAAAGTAGTATTAGTAAAATCGGGGGATGTAACTACTTATGTAGAGCAAGGAGCCTGTGATATAGGGATTGTAGGCAAGGACAATTTATTAGAAAAAAAGGCGGATATCTATGAAATTATGGATTTAGGATTTGGAAAATGTAAGTTTGTAGTAGCAGCTTTAAAGAAAAGAATTCCTGTGGAACATCGAACTATACGAGTTGCAACCAAATATCCTAATGTAGCCCAAGACTATTTTTATAAAAAAGGAGAAGGGGTAGAAATTATTTATTTAAGTGGTTCGGTAGAATTAGCTCCTATTATGGGATTATCTGATGTGATTGTAGATATTGTAGAAACAGGAACTACGTTAAGAGAAAATGGATTACAAGTAATAGAAGATATTTGCCCTATTAGTGCAAGGCTGATTGCCAATCGTGTCAGTTTCAAAGCAAAATCATCTAGAATACAAAAATTGATGAAGGGATTACAGACAAAATAG
- the hisC gene encoding histidinol-phosphate transaminase — protein MKKLVKENIQKFAPYIVDKEPVRILLNANESPYNLFQYLKEEFIGKLEGRDLNRYPDTDSEDLRKALAKYLVVQKENIICGNGSDEIIQMIIHTFVGKGDTVIIPTPTFSMYGKFSSIGEGKVIEVPSYEDFKINVGEIIEQANKNRAKLIFLCNPNNPTGTLISREFILEIIQKTSSMIVLDEAYGDFCKENNLDLIKNPKVIILRTFSKAFSLAGARLGYGISHKNTINTLYKVKSPYNLNTFSQLIGEMVLENVDLVKRVIEKIIKERDRVFQELKNIKTVQVYPSHANFIFMKSEKIETIIMECKKEGIAIRDYSDPSLKEYIRLSIGTPEENDQVLNIIKGV, from the coding sequence ATGAAAAAATTAGTGAAAGAAAATATTCAAAAATTTGCACCTTATATAGTAGATAAGGAACCAGTAAGAATTTTATTAAATGCAAATGAAAGCCCTTATAATCTTTTCCAATATTTAAAAGAGGAATTTATTGGAAAACTTGAAGGCAGGGATTTAAATAGATATCCAGATACAGACAGTGAAGATTTAAGAAAAGCTTTGGCTAAGTATTTAGTTGTCCAAAAGGAAAATATTATATGTGGAAATGGTTCTGATGAGATCATTCAAATGATTATCCATACTTTTGTAGGAAAAGGAGATACTGTGATTATACCCACTCCCACCTTTTCTATGTATGGAAAATTTTCTTCTATTGGAGAAGGAAAAGTGATTGAGGTCCCTTCTTATGAAGATTTTAAAATTAATGTAGGAGAGATTATAGAACAAGCGAATAAGAATAGAGCAAAATTAATTTTTTTATGTAATCCTAATAATCCTACAGGAACCTTAATTTCTAGAGAATTTATTTTAGAGATCATACAAAAAACATCTTCTATGATTGTTTTGGATGAAGCATATGGCGATTTTTGTAAAGAGAATAATTTAGATCTTATCAAAAACCCTAAAGTTATTATACTTAGAACTTTTTCTAAAGCTTTTTCTTTAGCGGGTGCTAGATTAGGATATGGAATTTCTCATAAAAATACCATAAATACTTTATACAAGGTAAAATCCCCATATAATCTGAATACTTTTTCTCAACTTATTGGAGAAATGGTATTAGAAAATGTAGATCTTGTAAAAAGAGTAATAGAAAAAATCATAAAAGAAAGAGATCGTGTATTTCAAGAATTAAAAAATATAAAAACCGTACAAGTGTACCCCAGTCATGCAAATTTTATATTTATGAAGAGTGAAAAAATAGAAACAATTATTATGGAGTGTAAAAAAGAAGGAATTGCTATTCGAGATTATAGTGACCCATCTTTAAAAGAATATATACGTCTTTCCATTGGGACCCCTGAGGAAAATGATCAAGTACTGAATATTATAAAAGGAGTATAG
- the hisH gene encoding imidazole glycerol phosphate synthase subunit HisH → MIVIIDYGVGNLRSVSKALEKLGFQTMITNDLRKIKNSEAMILPGVGAFKDAMEQLKKYNLVDAIKEYAHSKKPILGICLGMQILFDKSWEDGQWKGLGVLKGEIIPFDNRLKIPHMGWNQLIPGRLDRIGEGLEKDPYVYFVHSYYLKPKDPKDVVFWTEYGTKVPAVVRKDNIIGMQFHPEKSGKTGMKLLENFGRMIR, encoded by the coding sequence ATGATCGTGATTATTGATTATGGAGTAGGAAATTTAAGAAGTGTTTCTAAGGCACTAGAAAAATTAGGCTTTCAAACCATGATTACCAATGATTTACGAAAAATTAAAAATAGTGAAGCGATGATTTTACCTGGAGTGGGAGCTTTTAAAGATGCCATGGAACAGTTAAAAAAATATAATTTAGTAGATGCTATAAAAGAGTATGCACACTCTAAAAAGCCGATATTAGGCATTTGTTTAGGAATGCAAATATTATTTGATAAAAGTTGGGAAGATGGTCAGTGGAAAGGACTAGGAGTATTAAAAGGAGAAATCATTCCATTTGACAATAGATTGAAAATTCCACATATGGGATGGAATCAATTGATTCCAGGAAGGTTAGATAGAATAGGAGAAGGATTAGAGAAAGACCCCTATGTCTATTTTGTTCATTCTTATTATTTAAAACCCAAAGATCCAAAAGACGTGGTATTTTGGACAGAATATGGAACAAAGGTTCCTGCTGTTGTACGAAAAGATAATATTATAGGAATGCAATTTCACCCAGAAAAAAGTGGAAAAACAGGGATGAAATTATTAGAAAACTTTGGGAGGATGATAAGATGA
- the hisB gene encoding imidazoleglycerol-phosphate dehydratase HisB, with the protein MRYAKINRKTTETEITLSLQIDGSGKTEIESGIGFFDHMLILFCKHGLIDLNLKCNGDLEVDGHHTVEDIGIVLGEAVKQALGKKEGILRYGTSFTPMDEALTMVSLDISGRPYLCLEVPFTREYVGNFETELLEEFLRAFVYNAGITLHVILIHGENNHHIMESIFKGLGRALDQAITVSSRIEGVLSSKGIL; encoded by the coding sequence ATGAGATATGCTAAAATTAATCGAAAAACTACTGAAACAGAGATTACGCTCTCTTTACAAATAGATGGTAGTGGAAAAACTGAAATAGAGAGTGGAATCGGATTTTTTGATCATATGTTAATTCTTTTTTGTAAGCATGGATTAATAGATCTTAATTTGAAATGTAATGGAGATCTTGAAGTAGATGGACATCATACCGTAGAGGATATTGGGATTGTATTAGGAGAAGCAGTAAAGCAGGCATTAGGCAAAAAAGAAGGAATTCTTCGTTATGGGACTAGCTTTACTCCTATGGATGAAGCTTTAACGATGGTTTCATTAGACATTAGTGGACGACCTTATCTTTGCTTAGAAGTACCTTTTACAAGAGAGTATGTAGGAAATTTTGAAACAGAACTATTAGAAGAATTTTTAAGAGCCTTTGTTTATAATGCGGGAATTACTTTACATGTAATATTGATCCATGGAGAAAACAATCATCATATTATGGAATCTATTTTTAAAGGATTAGGTAGAGCATTGGATCAGGCTATTACTGTTTCTTCTCGGATTGAAGGCGTATTATCTAGTAAGGGAATCTTATAG
- the hisF gene encoding imidazole glycerol phosphate synthase subunit HisF, producing the protein MITKRIIPCLDVKQGRVVKGKKFQNLEDVDDPVQLAQFYSETGADELVFYDITASNEQRNIFLDIVERTAQEVYIPFTVGGGIRTIDDFTKVLRAGADKVSINSAAVKNPKVITEAALKFGRQCVVLSMDVKKNGQGKWEVYIHGGRVNTGKEAIDWAKEGEKLGAGELVINSIDTDGVKNGYDIEITCAIAETVNIPVIASGGAGKKEDFLEVLTKGKADAALAASVFHYGEILIKELKEYLYDNNVPMRRNFSWMKF; encoded by the coding sequence ATGATTACTAAAAGGATCATTCCCTGTTTAGATGTAAAACAAGGCAGAGTCGTGAAGGGAAAAAAGTTTCAAAATTTGGAAGATGTAGATGATCCAGTACAATTAGCTCAATTTTATAGTGAAACAGGAGCCGATGAATTAGTATTTTATGATATTACTGCTTCTAATGAACAGCGTAATATTTTTCTTGATATCGTAGAAAGAACGGCACAAGAAGTTTATATTCCTTTTACTGTAGGGGGAGGAATTCGAACAATTGATGACTTTACAAAAGTACTTAGAGCAGGAGCGGATAAGGTTTCTATCAATTCTGCTGCAGTAAAAAATCCGAAAGTAATTACCGAAGCAGCTTTGAAATTTGGAAGACAATGTGTAGTTTTATCTATGGATGTTAAGAAAAATGGCCAAGGGAAATGGGAGGTTTATATTCATGGAGGAAGAGTAAATACAGGAAAAGAAGCAATTGATTGGGCAAAAGAAGGAGAAAAATTAGGCGCAGGAGAATTAGTAATAAATAGCATTGATACGGATGGTGTTAAAAATGGATATGATATTGAAATTACTTGTGCCATTGCAGAAACAGTCAATATTCCAGTAATTGCTTCAGGAGGCGCAGGGAAAAAAGAGGATTTTTTAGAAGTACTTACAAAAGGGAAAGCAGATGCAGCTTTGGCTGCTTCGGTTTTTCATTATGGAGAAATTTTGATTAAAGAATTAAAAGAATATCTATATGATAATAATGTTCCTATGAGGAGGAATTTTTCATGGATGAAATTTTAG
- the hisIE gene encoding bifunctional phosphoribosyl-AMP cyclohydrolase/phosphoribosyl-ATP diphosphatase HisIE encodes MDEILEKVNFDEKGLLPAIVQDIVSNEVLMLAYMNKESLKKTLETKTTWFYSRSRQKLWNKGETSGNIQIVKELSYDCDGDTVLVKVMQKGNACHTGQKSCFFHQVYKENGYAKKENILHLLYQRIEYRKKNPKEGSYTNYLFREGLDKILKKVGEESSEVIIGAKNLSKEEVIYETADLTYHIFVLLIELGISIEEIKQELIKRFQ; translated from the coding sequence ATGGATGAAATTTTAGAAAAAGTTAATTTTGATGAAAAAGGGTTACTACCAGCTATTGTACAGGATATAGTTAGCAATGAGGTACTGATGTTAGCCTATATGAATAAAGAATCTTTGAAAAAAACATTAGAAACCAAAACTACATGGTTTTATAGTAGAAGTCGACAAAAGCTTTGGAACAAAGGGGAGACTTCTGGAAATATTCAAATAGTGAAGGAACTTTCGTATGATTGTGATGGAGATACTGTTTTGGTGAAGGTAATGCAAAAAGGAAATGCTTGTCATACTGGACAAAAGAGTTGTTTCTTTCATCAAGTTTATAAAGAGAATGGATATGCTAAAAAAGAAAATATTTTGCATCTTCTTTATCAAAGGATTGAATATCGAAAGAAAAATCCAAAAGAAGGTTCCTATACCAACTATCTTTTTCGAGAAGGATTGGATAAAATTCTAAAAAAAGTGGGAGAAGAAAGCAGTGAAGTCATTATTGGAGCAAAAAATTTAAGCAAAGAAGAAGTTATCTATGAAACAGCAGATCTTACTTATCATATTTTTGTTCTATTGATTGAATTGGGAATTTCTATAGAAGAGATTAAACAGGAGCTTATTAAAAGATTTCAATAG
- the hisA gene encoding 1-(5-phosphoribosyl)-5-[(5-phosphoribosylamino)methylideneamino]imidazole-4-carboxamide isomerase, protein MIIIPAIDLRNGKCVRLTQGQFDQEIIYEDQPIEVAKQWEAQGAKFLHLVDLDGALIGRSQNSDIIEKIVSSITIPVQVGGGIRKIETVAKMFQVGVNRVILGTSALKKKDFLKEVLEKYEEKILVSIDAKNGYVAWKGWTEVSNVKALEFAKELEDLGVKNIIYTDIAKDGMLLGPNFKEIKILKDNLSIDIIASGGISTKEHLIKLKELDVEGAIIGKALYTGDLKLEEIKEV, encoded by the coding sequence ATGATTATTATACCAGCAATTGATTTAAGAAATGGAAAATGCGTGAGACTCACGCAAGGACAATTTGATCAAGAAATCATTTATGAGGATCAGCCGATAGAAGTAGCTAAACAATGGGAAGCACAAGGAGCTAAATTCCTTCATTTAGTAGACTTAGATGGTGCACTCATAGGAAGATCTCAAAATAGCGATATTATTGAAAAAATCGTTTCTTCTATTACTATTCCTGTTCAAGTGGGGGGAGGAATCCGAAAGATAGAAACGGTAGCAAAGATGTTCCAAGTTGGAGTGAATAGAGTCATTCTAGGTACTTCTGCTTTAAAGAAAAAGGATTTTTTAAAAGAAGTGTTAGAAAAATATGAAGAAAAAATATTGGTTTCCATTGATGCTAAAAACGGTTATGTAGCATGGAAGGGATGGACAGAGGTCAGTAATGTAAAAGCACTGGAGTTTGCTAAGGAATTAGAAGATCTAGGAGTAAAAAATATTATCTATACGGATATTGCAAAGGATGGAATGTTATTAGGGCCGAATTTTAAAGAAATTAAAATTTTAAAAGACAATCTTTCGATAGATATCATTGCTTCTGGTGGGATTTCTACGAAAGAACATCTTATAAAATTAAAGGAACTAGATGTGGAAGGTGCTATTATTGGAAAAGCTCTTTATACAGGAGATTTAAAACTAGAAGAGATTAAGGAGGTGTAA
- the hisD gene encoding histidinol dehydrogenase — protein sequence MKIIEIKDNQFLQSFLNRNNYEEIEEIDEKVDKILAKVEKEGDQALLFFTEQFDHVSLQNIKVTEKEIEQALQEVEEDFLKVLQEAKENIWQFHQKQMQNSWFFNKEESITLGQKISPIERVGIYVPGGKAAYPSTVLMDAIPAKVAGVSSISMVTPPGKDGKIHPNILAAAKISGVDEIYKVGGAQAIAALTFGTESIKPVSKIVGPGNIFVARAKRKVFGYVDIDMIAGPSEICIIADEKAKQEFVAADLLSQAEHDELACSILITPSLEFAKSVKRQVEEQLKQLKRKEIAQKSIENYGAIIIVDSIEQAFTLSNEIAPEHLEILLENPFAYLSKVKNAGAIFLGSYSPEPLGDYFAGPNHTLPTSRTAKFSSPLGVDDFIKKSSIIYYKKNDLEKVKDKIIFFTEKEGLEGHGNSIKVRF from the coding sequence ATGAAGATTATAGAGATAAAAGATAATCAATTTTTGCAATCTTTCTTAAATAGAAACAATTATGAAGAAATCGAAGAAATTGATGAAAAAGTGGATAAAATTTTAGCAAAAGTAGAAAAAGAAGGAGATCAAGCTTTACTTTTTTTTACAGAACAATTTGACCATGTTTCACTTCAAAATATTAAAGTAACTGAAAAAGAAATAGAACAAGCTCTACAAGAAGTGGAAGAAGATTTTTTAAAAGTTTTACAAGAAGCAAAAGAAAATATTTGGCAATTTCATCAAAAACAAATGCAAAATTCTTGGTTTTTTAATAAAGAAGAGAGCATTACTTTAGGACAAAAAATTTCTCCTATAGAGCGAGTAGGAATTTATGTACCTGGTGGAAAAGCAGCTTATCCTTCTACAGTTCTTATGGATGCAATCCCTGCAAAAGTAGCAGGAGTTTCGTCTATTTCTATGGTAACTCCACCGGGAAAAGATGGAAAGATCCATCCAAACATTTTAGCTGCAGCTAAAATCTCTGGAGTAGATGAAATATATAAAGTAGGAGGAGCCCAAGCCATTGCAGCTTTGACCTTTGGAACTGAAAGTATCAAACCTGTTTCTAAAATTGTAGGGCCTGGAAATATCTTTGTTGCCCGGGCAAAGCGAAAAGTATTTGGATATGTAGATATTGATATGATAGCTGGTCCTAGTGAAATTTGTATTATTGCCGATGAAAAAGCTAAACAAGAGTTTGTGGCAGCGGATTTATTATCACAAGCAGAGCATGATGAGCTTGCTTGTTCTATCTTAATTACACCTTCTCTAGAATTTGCAAAATCTGTAAAAAGACAAGTAGAAGAGCAGTTAAAACAATTAAAGAGAAAAGAAATCGCACAAAAATCTATAGAAAACTATGGAGCGATTATTATAGTAGACTCTATAGAACAAGCTTTTACATTAAGTAATGAAATAGCGCCAGAACATTTAGAAATTTTATTAGAAAATCCTTTTGCTTATTTATCAAAAGTAAAAAATGCTGGTGCAATTTTTTTAGGTTCTTATTCTCCAGAACCATTAGGAGATTATTTTGCTGGTCCTAATCATACACTTCCTACTAGTAGAACTGCTAAATTTTCTTCTCCTCTAGGAGTGGATGATTTTATTAAAAAAAGTAGTATTATTTACTATAAAAAAAATGATTTAGAGAAAGTGAAAGATAAAATTATTTTTTTTACTGAAAAAGAAGGTTTAGAAGGTCATGGAAATTCGATTAAAGTGAGGTTTTAA